A segment of the Clostridiales bacterium genome:
CCTACCATTCCGATATCCGCTTTTTCCATATGTTTTCTCCTGTATTAAAATTTATAGTCAAATCAAAAATTTTATCTAATTACCCTGGCGTTGCCAGCCCATATATCCCAAATTTGTTTCTCGTCAACGGGCGTGCCGTAATCGTTAAGCAAAGTGGCGACAAAAGCGCCGCTTGCCCAAGCAAACTGAACGCATTTTTCGGCATCCCAGCCTTTGGCAATACCGTATAATAGACCGCCAACAAAACCGTCGCCGCCGCCTATTCTGTCCAAAACGGGAATTTCCCTTAACGGAACGAAATTCAACTCGTCATTATAGAGCAAAATAGCGCCCCAAAGATGAGTATTGGCCGAGATAACTTCGCGCAATGTGTTGGCAAAGATTTGGGCGTTGGGATAGAGCTTTTTCGCGTTTTGTATCATAGCTTTGAAATTGTCTATTTGGGAGTTAATATCCTTTCCGCCGGCTTCGGGTCCGGGCACGCCCAAACACAATTGAAAATCTTCTTCGTTGCCTATTAATATATCGGCATTAAAAGCTATCTCGCTAAATATTTTTTTTAGGGCGTCTTCCCTGCCTTTCCAAAAAGTAGCCCTATAATTTAAGTCAAATGAAACCTTAGTTCCGTATTTTTTGGCGGCTTTGGCAAGTTCCAAACAGAAGTTGCCCGTATCGGGCGAGAGCGCC
Coding sequences within it:
- a CDS encoding sugar kinase; this translates as MKTPKYAIIAPTSIGIRITPTNRQPVHLSATYQMQVTSAESNVLSISAGLGLKTKVLTAFVKDSPIAYFIKSNLRARGVDYEGPEVPQGGPWGYRHQFNIADSGYGMRAPRVWNDRAGEVGLTLNIKDFDTEKIFKEEGAQILHISGLIAALSPDTGNFCLELAKAAKKYGTKVSFDLNYRATFWKGREDALKKIFSEIAFNADILIGNEEDFQLCLGVPGPEAGGKDINSQIDNFKAMIQNAKKLYPNAQIFANTLREVISANTHLWGAILLYNDELNFVPLREIPVLDRIGGGDGFVGGLLYGIAKGWDAEKCVQFAWASGAFVATLLNDYGTPVDEKQIWDIWAGNARVIR